The Arvicanthis niloticus isolate mArvNil1 chromosome 2, mArvNil1.pat.X, whole genome shotgun sequence genome includes a window with the following:
- the Dab2ip gene encoding disabled homolog 2-interacting protein isoform X9: protein MGLCGLGLLGDNLGKILCWSGGATLWRSSHPRKPHLAPGPHIPRSAERPTLLPLPRSHLMPRLKESRSHESLLSPSSAVEALDLSMEEEVIIKPVHSSILGQDYCFEVTTSSGSKCFSCRSAAERDKWMENLRRAVHPNKTPLMQDNSRRVEHILKLWVIEAKDLPAKKKYLCELCLDDVLYARTTGKLKTDNVFWGEHFEFHNLPPLRTVTVHLYRETDKKKKKERNSYLGLVSLPAASVAGRQFVEKWYPVVTPNPKGGKGPGPMIRIKARYQTITILPMEMYKEFAEHITNHYLGLCAALEPILSAKTKEEMASALVHILQSTGKVKDFLTDLMMSEVDRCGDNEHLIFRENTLATKAIEEYLKLVGQKYLQDALGEFIKALYESDENCEVDPSKCSAADLPEHQGNLKMCCELAFCKIINSYCVFPRELKEVFASWRQECSSRGRPDISERLISASLFLRFLCPAIMSPSLFNLLQEYPDDRTARTLTLIAKVTQNLANFAKFGSKEEYMSFMNQFLEHEWTNMQRFLLEISNPETLSNTAGFEGYIDLGRELSSLHSLLWEAVSQLDQSIVSKLGPLPRILRDVHTALSTPGSGLPGTNDLASTPGSGSSSVSAGLQKMVIENDLSGLIDFTRLPSPTPENKDLFFVTRSSGVQPSPARSSSYSEANEPDLQMANGGKSLSMVDLQDARTLDGEAGSPVGPDALPADGQVPATQLVAGWPARAAPVSLAGLATVRRAVPTPTTPGTSEGAPGRPQLLAPLSFQNPVYQMAAGLPLSPRGLGDSGSEGHSSLSSHSNSEELAAAAKLGSFSTAAEELARRPGELARRQMSLTEKGGQPTVPRQNSAGPQRRIDQPPPPPPPPPPPAPRGRTPPTLLSTLQYPRPSSGTLASASPDWAGPGTRLRQQSSSSKGDSPELKPRAMHKQGPSPVSPNALDRTAAWLLTMNAQLLEDEGLGPDPPHRDRLRSKEELSQAEKDLAVLQDKLRISTKKLEEYETLFKCQEETTQKLVLEYQARLEEGEERLRRQQEDKDIQMKGIISRLMSVEEELKKDHAEMQAAVDSKQKIIDAQEKRIASLDAANARLMSALTQLKERYSMQARNGVSPTNPTKLQITENGEFRNSSNC from the exons GTCCCATCTGATGCCAAGGCTGAAGGAGTCTCGATCACACGAGTCCCTGCTCAGCCCCAGCAGTGCAGTGGAGGCCCTGGACCTCAGCATGGAGGAGGAGGTGATTATCAAGCCTGTTCACAGCAGCATCCTGGGTCAGGACTACTGCTTTGAG GTGACAACATCATCAGGAAGCAAGTGTTTTTCCTGCCGGTCAGCCGCTGAACGAGATAAGTGGATGGAGAACCTGAGGCGAGCAGTGCACCCCAACAAG ACCCCTCTTATGCAGGACAACAGCCGGCGTGTGGAGCACATCCTGAAGCTATGGGTGATTGAGGCCAAGGATCTGCCGGCCAAGAAGAAGTATCTGTGTGAACTGTGCCTGGACGATGTACTGTATGCTCGTACCACAGGCAAGCTCAAGACAGACAATGTCTTCTGGGGAGAGCACTTTGAGTTCCACAACCTGCCGCCTCTGCGCACAGTCACTGTCCACCTGTACCGGGAGActgacaagaagaagaaaaaggaacgCAACAGCTACCTGGGCCTGGTGAGCCTGCCTGCCGCCTCTGTGGCTGGGCGGCAGTTTGTGGAGAAGTGGTACCCAGTGGTGACACCCAATCCCAAGGGTGGCAAAGGCCCTGGGCCCATGATCCGGATCAAGGCACGCTACCAGACCATCACCATCCTGCCTATGGAGATGTATAAGGAGTTTGCTGAGCACATCACTAACCACTACTTGGGACTGTGTGCAGCCCTTGAGCCCATCCTCAGTGCCAAGACCAAGGAGGAGATGGCATCGGCTCTGGTGCACATCCTGCAGAGCACAGGCAAGGTGAAG GACTTTCTAACAGACCTGATGATGTCAGAGGTGGACCGCTGTGGGGACAATGAGCACCTCATCTTCCGGGAGAACACACTGGCCACCAAGGCCATCGAGGAATACCTCAAACTTGTGGGCCAGAAGTACCTGCAGGATGCACTAG GTGAGTTCATCAAAGCTCTGTATGAGTCAGACGAAAATTGTGAAGTAGACCCGAGCAAGTGCTCAGCCGCTGACCTCCCTGAACACCAGGGCAACCTCAAGATGTGCTGTGAGCTGGCCTTCTGCAAGATTATCAACTCCTACTG TGTCTTCCCACGGGAGCTTAAAGAAGTGTTCGCCTCATGGCGGCAGGAGTGTAGCAGCCGTGGCCGGCCAGATATCAGTGAACGGCTCATCAGCGCCTCCCTCTTCCTTCGCTTCCTGTGCCCTGCCATCATGTCGCCCTCGCTCTTCAACCTGCTTCAGGAGTATCCTGACGACCGCACGGCTCGTACCCTCACGCTCATCGCCAAAGTCACCCAGAACCTGGCCAACTTTGCCAA GTTTGGCAGCAAAGAGGAATACATGTCATTCATGAACCAGTTCCTGGAGCACGAGTGGACCAACATGCAGCGTTTCCTGTTGGAGATCTCCAACCCTGAGACCCTTTCTAACACGGCAGGCTTCGAGGGCTACATAGACCTAGGCCGGGAGCTCTCCAGCTTGCACTCTCTGCTCTGGGAAGCGGTCAGCCAGCTTGATCAG AGCATTGTGTCCAAGCTGGGACCCCTGCCTCGTATCCTGAGGGATGTCCACACAGCACTGAGCACTCCAGGCAGTGGGCTCCCTGGCACCAATGACCTGGCCTCCACACCAGGCTCTGGCAGCAGCAGCGTCTCAGCTGGGCTTCAGAAGATGGTGATTGAGAATGATCTCTCTGG TCTGATAGATTTCACCCGGTTACCGTCTCCAACCCCCGAAAACAAGGACTTGTTTTTTGTCACAAGGTCCTCCGGGGTCCAGCCTTCACCTGCCCGCAGCTCAAGCTACTCAGAAGCCAACGAGCCCGACCTGCAGATGGCCAACGGCGGCAAGAGCCTGTCCATGGTGGACCTGCAGGACGCCCGCACACTGGATGGGGAGGCAGGTTCCCCAGTGGGCCCCGATGCTCTGCCTGCTGACGGGCAGGTGCCTGCCACTCAGCTGGTGGCTGGGTGGCCAGCCCGGGCAGCCCCAGTGAGCCTGGCAGGATTGGCCACAGTGCGGAGGGCAGTGCCAACACCAACCACACCAGGCACCTCCGAGGGTGCACCAGGCCGGCCCCAGTTGTTGGCCCCACTCTCCTTCCAGAATCCCGTGTACCAGATGGCGGCTGGCCTGCCGCTGTCACCCCGTGGCCTTGGTGACTCGGGCTCTGAGGGCCACAGCTCCCTGAGCTCCCACAGCAATAGTGAAGAGCTGGCAGCCGCTGCCAAACTAGGAAGTTTCAGCACTGCTGCTGAAGAGCTGGCCAGGCGGCCCGGCGAGCTGGCACGCAGGCAGATGTCACTGACTGAGAAGGGTGGGCAGCCCACAGTGCCAAGGCAAAATAGTGCAGGTCCCCAGCGGAGGATTGACCagccgccaccaccgccacctCCACCGCCACCTCCTGCCCCCCGGGGCAGGACACCTCCTACCCTGCTGAGCACCCTACAGTACCCACGACCCTCAAGTGGAACCCTGGCATCAGCGTCACCTGACTGGGCTGGCCCTGGCACCCGGCTGCGGCAGCAGTCCTCCTCCTCCAAGGGAGACAGCCCAGAGCTGAAGCCCCGAGCCATGCACAAGCAG GGCCCTTCACCCGTCAGTCCCAATGCCCTGGACCGCACAGCCGCTTGGCTCTTGACCATGAACGCGCAGTTGTTAGAAGACGAGGGTCTGGGCCCAGATCCCCCCCACAGGGATAGGCTAAGGAGTAAGGAGGAGCTGAGCCAAGCAGAAAAG GATCTGGCAGTGCTGCAGGACAAGTTGCGGATCTCCACCAAGAAGCTGGAGGAATACGAGACCCTGTTCAAGTGCCAGGAGGAGACGACACAGAAGCTGGTGCTAGAGTACCAGGCTCGGCTGGAAGAGGGCGAGGAACGGCTGCGGCGGCAGCAGGAAGACAAGGACATCCAGATGAAGGGCATCATCAGCAG GTTGATGTCTGTAGAAGAAGAACTGAAGAAGGATCATGCAGAGATGCAAGCAGCTGTAGACtccaaacagaagatcatcgatgCCCAG GAAAAACGCATTGCCTCGCTGGATGCTGCCAATGCCCGCCTCATGAGTGCCCTCACACAGCTGAAAGAGAGGTACAGCATGCAAGCCCGTAACGGCGTCTCCCCCACCAACCCCACCAAATTGCAGATTACTGAGAACGGCGAGTTCAGAAACAGCAGCAATTGTTAA
- the Dab2ip gene encoding disabled homolog 2-interacting protein isoform X6 codes for MEPDSLLDPGDSYESPQERPGSRRSLPGSLSEKSPSMEPSAATPFRVTGFLSRRLKGSIKRTKSQPKLDRNHSFRHILPGFRSAAAAAGDNERSHLMPRLKESRSHESLLSPSSAVEALDLSMEEEVIIKPVHSSILGQDYCFEVTTSSGSKCFSCRSAAERDKWMENLRRAVHPNKTPLMQDNSRRVEHILKLWVIEAKDLPAKKKYLCELCLDDVLYARTTGKLKTDNVFWGEHFEFHNLPPLRTVTVHLYRETDKKKKKERNSYLGLVSLPAASVAGRQFVEKWYPVVTPNPKGGKGPGPMIRIKARYQTITILPMEMYKEFAEHITNHYLGLCAALEPILSAKTKEEMASALVHILQSTGKVKDFLTDLMMSEVDRCGDNEHLIFRENTLATKAIEEYLKLVGQKYLQDALGEFIKALYESDENCEVDPSKCSAADLPEHQGNLKMCCELAFCKIINSYCVFPRELKEVFASWRQECSSRGRPDISERLISASLFLRFLCPAIMSPSLFNLLQEYPDDRTARTLTLIAKVTQNLANFAKFGSKEEYMSFMNQFLEHEWTNMQRFLLEISNPETLSNTAGFEGYIDLGRELSSLHSLLWEAVSQLDQSIVSKLGPLPRILRDVHTALSTPGSGLPGTNDLASTPGSGSSSVSAGLQKMVIENDLSGLIDFTRLPSPTPENKDLFFVTRSSGVQPSPARSSSYSEANEPDLQMANGGKSLSMVDLQDARTLDGEAGSPVGPDALPADGQVPATQLVAGWPARAAPVSLAGLATVRRAVPTPTTPGTSEGAPGRPQLLAPLSFQNPVYQMAAGLPLSPRGLGDSGSEGHSSLSSHSNSEELAAAAKLGSFSTAAEELARRPGELARRQMSLTEKGGQPTVPRQNSAGPQRRIDQPPPPPPPPPPPAPRGRTPPTLLSTLQYPRPSSGTLASASPDWAGPGTRLRQQSSSSKGDSPELKPRAMHKQGPSPVSPNALDRTAAWLLTMNAQLLEDEGLGPDPPHRDRLRSKEELSQAEKDLAVLQDKLRISTKKLEEYETLFKCQEETTQKLVLEYQARLEEGEERLRRQQEDKDIQMKGIISRLMSVEEELKKDHAEMQAAVDSKQKIIDAQEKRIASLDAANARLMSALTQLKERYSMQARNGVSPTNPTKLQITENGEFRNSSNC; via the exons GTCCCATCTGATGCCAAGGCTGAAGGAGTCTCGATCACACGAGTCCCTGCTCAGCCCCAGCAGTGCAGTGGAGGCCCTGGACCTCAGCATGGAGGAGGAGGTGATTATCAAGCCTGTTCACAGCAGCATCCTGGGTCAGGACTACTGCTTTGAG GTGACAACATCATCAGGAAGCAAGTGTTTTTCCTGCCGGTCAGCCGCTGAACGAGATAAGTGGATGGAGAACCTGAGGCGAGCAGTGCACCCCAACAAG ACCCCTCTTATGCAGGACAACAGCCGGCGTGTGGAGCACATCCTGAAGCTATGGGTGATTGAGGCCAAGGATCTGCCGGCCAAGAAGAAGTATCTGTGTGAACTGTGCCTGGACGATGTACTGTATGCTCGTACCACAGGCAAGCTCAAGACAGACAATGTCTTCTGGGGAGAGCACTTTGAGTTCCACAACCTGCCGCCTCTGCGCACAGTCACTGTCCACCTGTACCGGGAGActgacaagaagaagaaaaaggaacgCAACAGCTACCTGGGCCTGGTGAGCCTGCCTGCCGCCTCTGTGGCTGGGCGGCAGTTTGTGGAGAAGTGGTACCCAGTGGTGACACCCAATCCCAAGGGTGGCAAAGGCCCTGGGCCCATGATCCGGATCAAGGCACGCTACCAGACCATCACCATCCTGCCTATGGAGATGTATAAGGAGTTTGCTGAGCACATCACTAACCACTACTTGGGACTGTGTGCAGCCCTTGAGCCCATCCTCAGTGCCAAGACCAAGGAGGAGATGGCATCGGCTCTGGTGCACATCCTGCAGAGCACAGGCAAGGTGAAG GACTTTCTAACAGACCTGATGATGTCAGAGGTGGACCGCTGTGGGGACAATGAGCACCTCATCTTCCGGGAGAACACACTGGCCACCAAGGCCATCGAGGAATACCTCAAACTTGTGGGCCAGAAGTACCTGCAGGATGCACTAG GTGAGTTCATCAAAGCTCTGTATGAGTCAGACGAAAATTGTGAAGTAGACCCGAGCAAGTGCTCAGCCGCTGACCTCCCTGAACACCAGGGCAACCTCAAGATGTGCTGTGAGCTGGCCTTCTGCAAGATTATCAACTCCTACTG TGTCTTCCCACGGGAGCTTAAAGAAGTGTTCGCCTCATGGCGGCAGGAGTGTAGCAGCCGTGGCCGGCCAGATATCAGTGAACGGCTCATCAGCGCCTCCCTCTTCCTTCGCTTCCTGTGCCCTGCCATCATGTCGCCCTCGCTCTTCAACCTGCTTCAGGAGTATCCTGACGACCGCACGGCTCGTACCCTCACGCTCATCGCCAAAGTCACCCAGAACCTGGCCAACTTTGCCAA GTTTGGCAGCAAAGAGGAATACATGTCATTCATGAACCAGTTCCTGGAGCACGAGTGGACCAACATGCAGCGTTTCCTGTTGGAGATCTCCAACCCTGAGACCCTTTCTAACACGGCAGGCTTCGAGGGCTACATAGACCTAGGCCGGGAGCTCTCCAGCTTGCACTCTCTGCTCTGGGAAGCGGTCAGCCAGCTTGATCAG AGCATTGTGTCCAAGCTGGGACCCCTGCCTCGTATCCTGAGGGATGTCCACACAGCACTGAGCACTCCAGGCAGTGGGCTCCCTGGCACCAATGACCTGGCCTCCACACCAGGCTCTGGCAGCAGCAGCGTCTCAGCTGGGCTTCAGAAGATGGTGATTGAGAATGATCTCTCTGG TCTGATAGATTTCACCCGGTTACCGTCTCCAACCCCCGAAAACAAGGACTTGTTTTTTGTCACAAGGTCCTCCGGGGTCCAGCCTTCACCTGCCCGCAGCTCAAGCTACTCAGAAGCCAACGAGCCCGACCTGCAGATGGCCAACGGCGGCAAGAGCCTGTCCATGGTGGACCTGCAGGACGCCCGCACACTGGATGGGGAGGCAGGTTCCCCAGTGGGCCCCGATGCTCTGCCTGCTGACGGGCAGGTGCCTGCCACTCAGCTGGTGGCTGGGTGGCCAGCCCGGGCAGCCCCAGTGAGCCTGGCAGGATTGGCCACAGTGCGGAGGGCAGTGCCAACACCAACCACACCAGGCACCTCCGAGGGTGCACCAGGCCGGCCCCAGTTGTTGGCCCCACTCTCCTTCCAGAATCCCGTGTACCAGATGGCGGCTGGCCTGCCGCTGTCACCCCGTGGCCTTGGTGACTCGGGCTCTGAGGGCCACAGCTCCCTGAGCTCCCACAGCAATAGTGAAGAGCTGGCAGCCGCTGCCAAACTAGGAAGTTTCAGCACTGCTGCTGAAGAGCTGGCCAGGCGGCCCGGCGAGCTGGCACGCAGGCAGATGTCACTGACTGAGAAGGGTGGGCAGCCCACAGTGCCAAGGCAAAATAGTGCAGGTCCCCAGCGGAGGATTGACCagccgccaccaccgccacctCCACCGCCACCTCCTGCCCCCCGGGGCAGGACACCTCCTACCCTGCTGAGCACCCTACAGTACCCACGACCCTCAAGTGGAACCCTGGCATCAGCGTCACCTGACTGGGCTGGCCCTGGCACCCGGCTGCGGCAGCAGTCCTCCTCCTCCAAGGGAGACAGCCCAGAGCTGAAGCCCCGAGCCATGCACAAGCAG GGCCCTTCACCCGTCAGTCCCAATGCCCTGGACCGCACAGCCGCTTGGCTCTTGACCATGAACGCGCAGTTGTTAGAAGACGAGGGTCTGGGCCCAGATCCCCCCCACAGGGATAGGCTAAGGAGTAAGGAGGAGCTGAGCCAAGCAGAAAAG GATCTGGCAGTGCTGCAGGACAAGTTGCGGATCTCCACCAAGAAGCTGGAGGAATACGAGACCCTGTTCAAGTGCCAGGAGGAGACGACACAGAAGCTGGTGCTAGAGTACCAGGCTCGGCTGGAAGAGGGCGAGGAACGGCTGCGGCGGCAGCAGGAAGACAAGGACATCCAGATGAAGGGCATCATCAGCAG GTTGATGTCTGTAGAAGAAGAACTGAAGAAGGATCATGCAGAGATGCAAGCAGCTGTAGACtccaaacagaagatcatcgatgCCCAG GAAAAACGCATTGCCTCGCTGGATGCTGCCAATGCCCGCCTCATGAGTGCCCTCACACAGCTGAAAGAGAGGTACAGCATGCAAGCCCGTAACGGCGTCTCCCCCACCAACCCCACCAAATTGCAGATTACTGAGAACGGCGAGTTCAGAAACAGCAGCAATTGTTAA
- the Dab2ip gene encoding disabled homolog 2-interacting protein isoform X3, whose translation MGAGRSASRALAWASLPLLGPPAGALCGDTLCSRESPQERPGSRRSLPGSLSEKSPSMEPSAATPFRVTGFLSRRLKGSIKRTKSQPKLDRNHSFRHILPGFRSAAAAAGDNERSHLMPRLKESRSHESLLSPSSAVEALDLSMEEEVIIKPVHSSILGQDYCFEVTTSSGSKCFSCRSAAERDKWMENLRRAVHPNKTPLMQDNSRRVEHILKLWVIEAKDLPAKKKYLCELCLDDVLYARTTGKLKTDNVFWGEHFEFHNLPPLRTVTVHLYRETDKKKKKERNSYLGLVSLPAASVAGRQFVEKWYPVVTPNPKGGKGPGPMIRIKARYQTITILPMEMYKEFAEHITNHYLGLCAALEPILSAKTKEEMASALVHILQSTGKVKDFLTDLMMSEVDRCGDNEHLIFRENTLATKAIEEYLKLVGQKYLQDALGEFIKALYESDENCEVDPSKCSAADLPEHQGNLKMCCELAFCKIINSYCVFPRELKEVFASWRQECSSRGRPDISERLISASLFLRFLCPAIMSPSLFNLLQEYPDDRTARTLTLIAKVTQNLANFAKFGSKEEYMSFMNQFLEHEWTNMQRFLLEISNPETLSNTAGFEGYIDLGRELSSLHSLLWEAVSQLDQSIVSKLGPLPRILRDVHTALSTPGSGLPGTNDLASTPGSGSSSVSAGLQKMVIENDLSGLIDFTRLPSPTPENKDLFFVTRSSGVQPSPARSSSYSEANEPDLQMANGGKSLSMVDLQDARTLDGEAGSPVGPDALPADGQVPATQLVAGWPARAAPVSLAGLATVRRAVPTPTTPGTSEGAPGRPQLLAPLSFQNPVYQMAAGLPLSPRGLGDSGSEGHSSLSSHSNSEELAAAAKLGSFSTAAEELARRPGELARRQMSLTEKGGQPTVPRQNSAGPQRRIDQPPPPPPPPPPPAPRGRTPPTLLSTLQYPRPSSGTLASASPDWAGPGTRLRQQSSSSKGDSPELKPRAMHKQGPSPVSPNALDRTAAWLLTMNAQLLEDEGLGPDPPHRDRLRSKEELSQAEKDLAVLQDKLRISTKKLEEYETLFKCQEETTQKLVLEYQARLEEGEERLRRQQEDKDIQMKGIISRLMSVEEELKKDHAEMQAAVDSKQKIIDAQEKRIASLDAANARLMSALTQLKERYSMQARNGVSPTNPTKLQITENGEFRNSSNC comes from the exons GTCCCATCTGATGCCAAGGCTGAAGGAGTCTCGATCACACGAGTCCCTGCTCAGCCCCAGCAGTGCAGTGGAGGCCCTGGACCTCAGCATGGAGGAGGAGGTGATTATCAAGCCTGTTCACAGCAGCATCCTGGGTCAGGACTACTGCTTTGAG GTGACAACATCATCAGGAAGCAAGTGTTTTTCCTGCCGGTCAGCCGCTGAACGAGATAAGTGGATGGAGAACCTGAGGCGAGCAGTGCACCCCAACAAG ACCCCTCTTATGCAGGACAACAGCCGGCGTGTGGAGCACATCCTGAAGCTATGGGTGATTGAGGCCAAGGATCTGCCGGCCAAGAAGAAGTATCTGTGTGAACTGTGCCTGGACGATGTACTGTATGCTCGTACCACAGGCAAGCTCAAGACAGACAATGTCTTCTGGGGAGAGCACTTTGAGTTCCACAACCTGCCGCCTCTGCGCACAGTCACTGTCCACCTGTACCGGGAGActgacaagaagaagaaaaaggaacgCAACAGCTACCTGGGCCTGGTGAGCCTGCCTGCCGCCTCTGTGGCTGGGCGGCAGTTTGTGGAGAAGTGGTACCCAGTGGTGACACCCAATCCCAAGGGTGGCAAAGGCCCTGGGCCCATGATCCGGATCAAGGCACGCTACCAGACCATCACCATCCTGCCTATGGAGATGTATAAGGAGTTTGCTGAGCACATCACTAACCACTACTTGGGACTGTGTGCAGCCCTTGAGCCCATCCTCAGTGCCAAGACCAAGGAGGAGATGGCATCGGCTCTGGTGCACATCCTGCAGAGCACAGGCAAGGTGAAG GACTTTCTAACAGACCTGATGATGTCAGAGGTGGACCGCTGTGGGGACAATGAGCACCTCATCTTCCGGGAGAACACACTGGCCACCAAGGCCATCGAGGAATACCTCAAACTTGTGGGCCAGAAGTACCTGCAGGATGCACTAG GTGAGTTCATCAAAGCTCTGTATGAGTCAGACGAAAATTGTGAAGTAGACCCGAGCAAGTGCTCAGCCGCTGACCTCCCTGAACACCAGGGCAACCTCAAGATGTGCTGTGAGCTGGCCTTCTGCAAGATTATCAACTCCTACTG TGTCTTCCCACGGGAGCTTAAAGAAGTGTTCGCCTCATGGCGGCAGGAGTGTAGCAGCCGTGGCCGGCCAGATATCAGTGAACGGCTCATCAGCGCCTCCCTCTTCCTTCGCTTCCTGTGCCCTGCCATCATGTCGCCCTCGCTCTTCAACCTGCTTCAGGAGTATCCTGACGACCGCACGGCTCGTACCCTCACGCTCATCGCCAAAGTCACCCAGAACCTGGCCAACTTTGCCAA GTTTGGCAGCAAAGAGGAATACATGTCATTCATGAACCAGTTCCTGGAGCACGAGTGGACCAACATGCAGCGTTTCCTGTTGGAGATCTCCAACCCTGAGACCCTTTCTAACACGGCAGGCTTCGAGGGCTACATAGACCTAGGCCGGGAGCTCTCCAGCTTGCACTCTCTGCTCTGGGAAGCGGTCAGCCAGCTTGATCAG AGCATTGTGTCCAAGCTGGGACCCCTGCCTCGTATCCTGAGGGATGTCCACACAGCACTGAGCACTCCAGGCAGTGGGCTCCCTGGCACCAATGACCTGGCCTCCACACCAGGCTCTGGCAGCAGCAGCGTCTCAGCTGGGCTTCAGAAGATGGTGATTGAGAATGATCTCTCTGG TCTGATAGATTTCACCCGGTTACCGTCTCCAACCCCCGAAAACAAGGACTTGTTTTTTGTCACAAGGTCCTCCGGGGTCCAGCCTTCACCTGCCCGCAGCTCAAGCTACTCAGAAGCCAACGAGCCCGACCTGCAGATGGCCAACGGCGGCAAGAGCCTGTCCATGGTGGACCTGCAGGACGCCCGCACACTGGATGGGGAGGCAGGTTCCCCAGTGGGCCCCGATGCTCTGCCTGCTGACGGGCAGGTGCCTGCCACTCAGCTGGTGGCTGGGTGGCCAGCCCGGGCAGCCCCAGTGAGCCTGGCAGGATTGGCCACAGTGCGGAGGGCAGTGCCAACACCAACCACACCAGGCACCTCCGAGGGTGCACCAGGCCGGCCCCAGTTGTTGGCCCCACTCTCCTTCCAGAATCCCGTGTACCAGATGGCGGCTGGCCTGCCGCTGTCACCCCGTGGCCTTGGTGACTCGGGCTCTGAGGGCCACAGCTCCCTGAGCTCCCACAGCAATAGTGAAGAGCTGGCAGCCGCTGCCAAACTAGGAAGTTTCAGCACTGCTGCTGAAGAGCTGGCCAGGCGGCCCGGCGAGCTGGCACGCAGGCAGATGTCACTGACTGAGAAGGGTGGGCAGCCCACAGTGCCAAGGCAAAATAGTGCAGGTCCCCAGCGGAGGATTGACCagccgccaccaccgccacctCCACCGCCACCTCCTGCCCCCCGGGGCAGGACACCTCCTACCCTGCTGAGCACCCTACAGTACCCACGACCCTCAAGTGGAACCCTGGCATCAGCGTCACCTGACTGGGCTGGCCCTGGCACCCGGCTGCGGCAGCAGTCCTCCTCCTCCAAGGGAGACAGCCCAGAGCTGAAGCCCCGAGCCATGCACAAGCAG GGCCCTTCACCCGTCAGTCCCAATGCCCTGGACCGCACAGCCGCTTGGCTCTTGACCATGAACGCGCAGTTGTTAGAAGACGAGGGTCTGGGCCCAGATCCCCCCCACAGGGATAGGCTAAGGAGTAAGGAGGAGCTGAGCCAAGCAGAAAAG GATCTGGCAGTGCTGCAGGACAAGTTGCGGATCTCCACCAAGAAGCTGGAGGAATACGAGACCCTGTTCAAGTGCCAGGAGGAGACGACACAGAAGCTGGTGCTAGAGTACCAGGCTCGGCTGGAAGAGGGCGAGGAACGGCTGCGGCGGCAGCAGGAAGACAAGGACATCCAGATGAAGGGCATCATCAGCAG GTTGATGTCTGTAGAAGAAGAACTGAAGAAGGATCATGCAGAGATGCAAGCAGCTGTAGACtccaaacagaagatcatcgatgCCCAG GAAAAACGCATTGCCTCGCTGGATGCTGCCAATGCCCGCCTCATGAGTGCCCTCACACAGCTGAAAGAGAGGTACAGCATGCAAGCCCGTAACGGCGTCTCCCCCACCAACCCCACCAAATTGCAGATTACTGAGAACGGCGAGTTCAGAAACAGCAGCAATTGTTAA